From Methanobacterium petrolearium:
CATGTGTGGAATGACGTGTTTTGAAACCAGGAATATTCCTTTAACATTTACGTTCATTCCCATGTCCCAGTCTTCAACGCATAAATCGCATACTCCACCGCGAATTGCCACACCCGCATTGTTCAGGAGTATGTCTATTTTTCCAAAGTAGTCCACAACTTCTTTTATTGCCTTTTCAACGCTCACCTCATCGGCCACATCACATTGAACAGCGAGTGCTTTTCGTCCTGTTGATTCAATTTCTTCTGCCAGTGCTTCTAATCTTTCTTTTCTTCTGGCTAAAAGAGCAACATCAGCACCATATTGTGCATATGCCCTTGCTGCATCCGCTCCAAGACCACCGGAAGCACCGGTCACCACTGCCACTTTCCCTTTTAGATCACAATAATTTTCCATTCAATCCCTCCGTAATGTTCTTATATCAAAGTTTACATCTATGCCAGTATCTTCTCAAGTTGATCTCCTCGAGTTGACACCATATAGCTAAGTTATAATTCATATATAAACATAGCGATTACTCTGTTTGTAATGATTAATAATTTAGATTTTGGTGAAGTCCCATTCATAATTATTGCAAAAAACTAAACACTGACACCTTTTTAAAATCAAATAGGCCTTATTAAATTATTTTTTCAAGAAAAACAAAAAAACCACCGTCATTATGATTTAATAACACGAAAATTTTATTTTTATTAATTTTTAACCTATTTAAACGAATTAATATTAATGGCAAACTATAAAGTTAGGTTCTGTTAGATTACACAAATAATTTATTTACTAACTACTCCCATAACCCTCAACAGTCACTTTGGATTTTTTATGCCAGTGATGTTTGAGAATCTATACCTGAAAAGAAATTTTAATTTATATTATGTATAATCAGTATCTGGTTATTGTTGGTTTACCTGTTATAACTAAATACTTACATGTTTAATATGTAAAAAAATAAACAGAAGATGAAAAATTATGGATACTAAATCTAGAATTCTGGAAACAGCTTTTAAACTTTTTCTGGAAAAAGGATTTGCTGGTGTTTCATTGAACGAAGTTATAAAAGCATCAGACATTACTACCGGGGGTTTTTACTATCACTTTGATAGTAAGGATACTTTGCTGGTTGCAGTGATTGAAAAATACATATTTAACTATTTTAATTCAACCATAGACCAGATTAGACATTTTGAGGGTACGCCCAAAGAAAAATTAAAAAGTGCCACCTTATTACTGGTTGGAGATGATTTAAACTCTGAGCAAACCACTAA
This genomic window contains:
- a CDS encoding SDR family NAD(P)-dependent oxidoreductase, with translation MENYCDLKGKVAVVTGASGGLGADAARAYAQYGADVALLARRKERLEALAEEIESTGRKALAVQCDVADEVSVEKAIKEVVDYFGKIDILLNNAGVAIRGGVCDLCVEDWDMGMNVNVKGIFLVSKHVIPHMIENKYGKIVNTSSINSIAGDKNDMFIRHVYNASKAAVRGLTMGMACSYGKYGITVNAVGPGLFESEMTADTLFKSEKFLETYSRIVPLNRPAKKGELNGAILFLSSNASSYITGQTIFVDGGFSIV